From the genome of Chroicocephalus ridibundus chromosome 1, bChrRid1.1, whole genome shotgun sequence, one region includes:
- the PLEKHB1 gene encoding pleckstrin homology domain-containing family B member 1 isoform X1, which translates to MGGGGGPWPGPENPPAAMALVKSGWLWRQSSILRRWKRNWFVLYLDGSLVYYHDETQRDMDGRIHIKYSCRDVRTGRECRDVQPPEGKSRDCLLTIVLRDGSKTTLCAESEDDAVAWKMAVLEAKSTPVHVYDPYDDDYYQTVPLDSHQTAYISSGHYGHQYGAPGVTHVIVREDPYRVSGDQMALGLLAGAATGAALGSFMWMPCWF; encoded by the exons ATGGGTGGAGGCGGGGGGCCGTGGCCAG GTCCGGAAAACCCTCCCGCAGCCATGGCGCTGGTGAAGAGCGGTTGGCTTTGGCGGCAGA GCTCCATCCTGCGCCGCTGGAAGAGAAACTGGTTCGTCCTCTACCTGGACGGCAGCTTGGTTTACTACCACGACGAGACGCAGCGTGACATGGATGGCCGGATCCACATCAAATACAGCTGCCGGGATGTGAGGACCGGCCGCGAGTGCAGAG ACGTGCAGCCACCCGAGGGAAAGAGCCGCGACTGCCTGCTGACCATCGTGCTGCGGGACGGCTCCAAGACAACGCTGTGCGCCGAGAGCGAGGATGACGCCGT CGCTTGGAAGATGGCCGTGCTGGAGGCTAAATCCACCCCG GTGCACGTCTACGACCCCTACGACGATGACTACTACCAGACGGTGCCCCTCGACTCCCACCAGACCGCTTACATCAGCTCCGGACACTACGGCCACCAGTACGGAG CTCCTGGGGTGACCCACGTCATCGTGCGCGAGGATCCCTACCGGGTCTCCGGGGACCAGATGGCCTTGGGGCTGCTGGCGGGGGCCGCCACcggtgctgccctgggctccttCATGTGGATGCCGTGCTGGTTTTAG
- the PLEKHB1 gene encoding pleckstrin homology domain-containing family B member 1 isoform X2, producing the protein MALVKSGWLWRQSSILRRWKRNWFVLYLDGSLVYYHDETQRDMDGRIHIKYSCRDVRTGRECRDVQPPEGKSRDCLLTIVLRDGSKTTLCAESEDDAVAWKMAVLEAKSTPVHVYDPYDDDYYQTVPLDSHQTAYISSGHYGHQYGAPGVTHVIVREDPYRVSGDQMALGLLAGAATGAALGSFMWMPCWF; encoded by the exons ATGGCGCTGGTGAAGAGCGGTTGGCTTTGGCGGCAGA GCTCCATCCTGCGCCGCTGGAAGAGAAACTGGTTCGTCCTCTACCTGGACGGCAGCTTGGTTTACTACCACGACGAGACGCAGCGTGACATGGATGGCCGGATCCACATCAAATACAGCTGCCGGGATGTGAGGACCGGCCGCGAGTGCAGAG ACGTGCAGCCACCCGAGGGAAAGAGCCGCGACTGCCTGCTGACCATCGTGCTGCGGGACGGCTCCAAGACAACGCTGTGCGCCGAGAGCGAGGATGACGCCGT CGCTTGGAAGATGGCCGTGCTGGAGGCTAAATCCACCCCG GTGCACGTCTACGACCCCTACGACGATGACTACTACCAGACGGTGCCCCTCGACTCCCACCAGACCGCTTACATCAGCTCCGGACACTACGGCCACCAGTACGGAG CTCCTGGGGTGACCCACGTCATCGTGCGCGAGGATCCCTACCGGGTCTCCGGGGACCAGATGGCCTTGGGGCTGCTGGCGGGGGCCGCCACcggtgctgccctgggctccttCATGTGGATGCCGTGCTGGTTTTAG